Proteins found in one Zea mays cultivar B73 chromosome 1, Zm-B73-REFERENCE-NAM-5.0, whole genome shotgun sequence genomic segment:
- the LOC100191280 gene encoding putative snRK/SAPK family protein kinase → MDRAALTVGPGMDMPIMHDGDRYELVRDIGSGNFGVARLMRNRADGQLVAVKYIDRGEKIDENVQREIINHRSLRHPNIIRFKEVILTPTHLAIVMEYASGGELFERICNAGRFSEDEARFFFQQLISGVSYCHSMQVCHRDLKLENTLLDGSTAPRVKICDFGYSKSSVLHSQPKSTVGTPAYIAPEVLLKKEYDGKVADVWSCGVTLYVMLVGAYPFEDPDEPKNFRKTIQRILGVQYSVPDYVHISPECQDLISRIFVANPSTRITMPEIRSHPWFLKNLPADLVDDSATTTSKQYEEPEQPMQGMDEIMQILGEATIPAAGSRGLNQFLNDGLDLDDDMEDLDSDADLDLESSGEIVYAM, encoded by the exons ATGGACCGGGCGGCGCTCACCGTGGGCCCGGGGATGGACATGCCCATAATGCACGACGGCGACCGCTACGAGCTTGTCCGCGACATCGGCTCCGGCAACTTCGGCGTCGCGCGCCTCATGCGCAACCGCGCCGACGGCCAGCTCGTCGCCGTCAAGTACATCGACCGAGGCGAGAAG ATTGACGAGAACGTGCAGCGGGAGATCATCAACCACCGCTCGCTGCGCCACCCCAACATCATCCGCTTCAAGGAGGTCATCCTCACCCCGACGCACCTGGCCATCGTCATGGAGTACGCCTCCGGCGGCGAGCTCTTCGAGCGCATCTGCAACGCCGGCAGATTCAGCGAGGACGAG GCGCGTTTCTTTTTCCAACAACTCATATCAGGGGTCAGCTACTGCCATTCCATG CAAGTATGCCATCGTGACTTGAAGCTAGAGAACACCCTGTTGGACGGCAGCACCGCGCCTCGCGTCAAGATATGTGATTTCGGCTACTCAAAG TCATCAGTTCTACACTCTCAGCCCAAATCTACCGTGGGAACTCCAGCATACATTGCTCCTGAGGTTCTTCTGAAGAAGGAATACGATGGGAAG GTTGCCGACGTGTGGTCGTGTGGGGTAACCCTCTACGTGATGCTGGTCGGCGCGTATCCATTCGAGGACCCAGACGAGCCTAAGAATTTCAGGAAGACGATCCAG AGAATACTGGGCGTGCAGTACTCGGTTCCAGACTACGTCCACATATCTCCGGAATGCCAGGACCTAATCTCCAGGATCTTCGTCGCCAACCCGTCCACC AGGATCACCATGCCCGAGATACGGAGCCACCCTTGGTTCCTGAAGAACCTCCCGGCCGACCTGGTGGACGACAGCGCGACGACGACGAGCAAGCAGTACGAGGAGCCCGAGCAGCCGATGCAGGGCATGGACGAGATCATGCAGATCCTGGGCGAGGCCACCATTCCGGCGGCGGGGTCCCGCGGGCTCAACCAGTTCCTGAACGACGGCCTGGACCTCGACGACGACATGGAGGACCTGGACTCGGACGCCGACCTCGACCTGGAGAGCAGCGGGGAGATCGTGTACGCTATGTGA
- the LOC103643739 gene encoding protein ENDOSPERM DEFECTIVE 1 — protein sequence MRPSTRVRTSFTIYSASHETSAAAIDSRPAASCPRHVPFPELRTSPPWTRTTEGPGRPPNPFCFQALASALPDRQAKTPPPAAVKPAPVPVPARKKVLAKKGAAAAMGGSKDAGKQEDVHRLRILDNCYMQYRFLNAHAEAAAIAKKDVAEKTIYGLSERIANMQKYVAQKKAELECLKRMEKVHFVVDSQVPSLQQWCELEREHISCLSSGTVALCDAASRVPILGNIKANTGEVKLALNSAMEIMKQLSPCVDKLSRKVGETEDVASELSNVVSDEQVLLQECADLLHQAHDIQAMEDSLKSQVMQLTKNKT from the exons ATGCGGCCATCGACACGAGTGCGCACCAGCTTCACCATCTATAGCGCTTCGCATGAGACCTCGGCCGCAGCCATCGACTCCCGGCCAGCAGCTTCCTGCCCTCGACACGTCCCGTTCCCTGAGCTTAGGACATCACCGCCATGGACAAGGACAACAGAGGGGCCCGGCAGACCGCCAAACCCATTCTGCTTTCAGGCCCTAGCCTCGGCGCTGCCAGATCGTCAAGCAAAAACACCACCACCAGCTGCAGTGAAGCCGGCGCCGGTGCCTGTGCCTGCACGGAAGAAGGTACTGGCTAAGAAGGGAGCAGCGGCGGCGATGGGAGGTAGCAAAGATGCGGGGAAGCAGGAGGATGTGCACAGGTTGCGGATTCTGGACAATTGCTACATGCAGTATAGATTTTTGAATGCCCATGCAGAGGCTGCGGCGATAGCCAAGAAAGATGTTGCTGAG AAAACAATATATGGACTCTCGGAGAGGATTGCTAATATGCAGAAATATGTTGCACAAAAGAAGGCTGAACTGGAGTGTCTAAAGAGGATGGAGAAGGTGCACTTTGTTGTTGATAGTCAG GTGCCTTCTTTACAACAATGGTGTGAACTTGAGAGAGAACATATAAGTTGCCTTTCATCAGGAACAGTTGCCCTCTGTGATGCTGCATCACGTGTACCGATCCTAGGGAACATTAAA GCCAACACTGGAGAAGTCAAATTAGCTCTTAACTCCGCTATGGAGATTATGAAACAGTTGTCTCCCTGTGTTGATAAGTTGTCAAGAAAG GTTGGAGAAACTGAGGATGTGGCTTCTGAACTCAGTAATGTGGTATCAGACGAGCAAGTGCTACTTCAAGAGTGTGCTGACCTCTTACATCAAGCGCACGACATACAG GCGATGGAAGACAGCCTCAAGAGCCAAGTGATGCAGCTGACCAAAAACAAGACATGA